The following coding sequences lie in one Flavobacterium sp. 20NA77.7 genomic window:
- a CDS encoding glycosyltransferase family 4 protein — MEKPINKVLIISYYWPPAGGPGVQRWLKFVKYLPEFGVQPIVYIPENPNYPLIDEKLVQDVHPQAIILKHKIFEPYAFASVFSKNKTKKISAGIITKNKKQSVVEKLMLWVRGNLFIPDARVFWVKPSVNYLKEYIQENNIETVITTGPPHSLHLIGLRLKKQLTINWIADFRDPWTTIGYHKELKLSNWAAKKHKQYEFDVLNSCDTVIVTSPTTKKEFQALTSKPIEVITNGYDVEKIEKKPLDIDFTLAHIGSFLSQRNPQILWESLAELTEENKLFAQYFKLKVIGAVSKEVLQSIENFGLQAFVQNLGYVSHEEALTHQRTSQVLLLIEIDSEETKCIIPGKLFEYMVSERPILAIGPADSDFESIIKTTNTGVFFQYHEKEALKSTILAQFEQYLQNNLSVHAVGLQQYSRKNLTAQLVKLLTF, encoded by the coding sequence GTGGAAAAACCAATAAACAAAGTATTAATCATATCTTATTACTGGCCACCAGCAGGAGGTCCGGGTGTGCAGCGATGGTTAAAGTTTGTTAAGTATTTACCAGAATTTGGTGTGCAGCCTATAGTATATATTCCTGAAAACCCAAATTATCCTTTAATAGATGAGAAATTGGTTCAAGATGTACATCCACAAGCTATTATTTTAAAACATAAAATTTTTGAACCGTATGCTTTTGCTTCGGTATTTTCAAAAAATAAAACAAAAAAAATTAGTGCGGGTATCATTACTAAAAACAAAAAACAATCTGTAGTTGAAAAGCTAATGCTTTGGGTTAGAGGAAATCTTTTTATACCAGATGCACGTGTTTTTTGGGTAAAACCTTCGGTTAACTATTTAAAAGAATATATTCAAGAAAATAATATAGAAACGGTTATCACCACAGGTCCGCCACACAGTTTACATTTGATTGGTTTACGTTTAAAAAAGCAACTTACTATCAATTGGATTGCCGATTTTAGAGATCCATGGACGACCATTGGCTATCATAAAGAACTAAAATTGAGTAATTGGGCAGCCAAAAAGCATAAACAATATGAATTTGATGTGTTGAATTCTTGCGATACAGTAATCGTAACTTCACCCACAACAAAAAAAGAATTTCAAGCACTTACTTCAAAACCTATTGAAGTAATTACAAATGGTTATGATGTAGAAAAAATAGAGAAAAAGCCCTTGGATATCGACTTTACTCTAGCGCATATAGGTTCCTTTTTATCGCAACGAAATCCACAAATTTTATGGGAATCTTTGGCAGAATTAACAGAAGAAAATAAACTTTTTGCTCAATATTTTAAGTTGAAAGTAATAGGTGCCGTAAGTAAAGAAGTGCTACAATCAATAGAAAATTTTGGTCTTCAAGCTTTTGTTCAAAATTTAGGCTATGTTTCACATGAAGAAGCGTTAACGCATCAACGAACTTCTCAAGTTTTGTTATTAATCGAAATAGATTCAGAAGAAACGAAATGTATTATTCCTGGGAAATTATTTGAATATATGGTTTCAGAACGACCAATACTAGCTATTGGCCCCGCGGATTCTGATTTTGAATCAATTATAAAAACCACAAATACAGGTGTTTTCTTTCAGTATCACGAAAAAGAAGCATTAAAATCGACTATATTAGCTCAATTTGAGCAGTATTTACAAAATAATTTGAGCGTTCATGCCGTTGGATTACAACAATACAGCAGAAAAAATTTGACAGCCCAATTAGTAAAACTTTTAACTTTCTAA